One Amaranthus tricolor cultivar Red isolate AtriRed21 chromosome 10, ASM2621246v1, whole genome shotgun sequence genomic window carries:
- the LOC130826163 gene encoding probable protein phosphatase 2C 8, producing the protein MTLREISMQEGISSSVAHTAKIDPQRAKISRRQRVEIQRLKSVCQAPKYGVVTCKNEDNCVVQHGVVSVMGRRRAMEDTVRVEKDLVSRKYDYFGVYDGHGGSHVAEACRDRMHAILREEMERWKTCRKMNSCDDHEDIDWEKVMGRCFERMDEEVGRGEKGENVEEMTVGSTVVVAVVGKEEVVVANCGDSRAVICRNGVAVPLSLDHKPDRPDELARIEAAGGRVINWNGHRILGVLATSRSIGDYYLKPYVSSTPEVMISKRTEADEFLVLASDGLWDVVSNEVACQVVRRCLNRKIKSQEILNRINKISSNRAEVAAVLLTELAIAKGSKDNISVIVVDLRKFSRCTCS; encoded by the exons atgaCACTAAGAGAAATCTCGATGCAGGAGGGAATCTCCTCCTCTGTGGCGCATACAGCTAAAATAGACCCGCAAAGAGCTAAGATCTCTCGCCGTCAAAGAGTAGAGATCCAACGTCTGAAATCAGTCTGCCAAGCACCGAAATACGGCGTCGTTACATGCAAGAATGAGGATAATTGTGTAGTACAGCACGGCGTGGTGTCGGTGATGGGAAGGAGGAGAGCAATGGAGGACACAGTAAGAGTAGAGAAAGATTTAGTTTCTAGAAAGTACGATTACTTCGGAGTATACGACGGTCATGGAGGTAGTCATGTGGCGGAAGCATGTAGAGATCGGATGCATGCGATTTTACGAGAAGAGATGGAGAGATGGAAGACGTGTAGGAAGATGAACAGTTGTGATGATCATGAGGATATAGATTGGGAGAAGGTGATGGGGAGGTGTTTTGAAAGGATGGATGAAGAAGTTGGAAGAGGAGAGAAGGGAGAGAATGTGGAAGAAATGACGGTGGGGTCCACGGTTGTGGTGGCAGTTGTAGGGAAAGAAGAGGTTGTAGTGGCTAATTGTGGGGATTCAAGAGCTGTTATTTGTCGTAATGGTGTTGCCGTTCCTTTGTCCCTTGATCATAAG CCCGACAGACCAGACGAGTTGGCTAGAATTGAAGCCGCTGGTGGTCGAGTAATAAACTGGAATGGTCATCGTATCTTGGGAGTTCTTGCGACTTCTAGATCAATAG GAGACTATTATCTAAAACCATATGTGTCATCAACGCCCGAAGTTATGATCAGCAAAAGAACAGAAGCTGATGAATTTTTGGTACTCGCTAGTGACGGTTTATGGGACGTAGTCTCTAATGAAGTTGCGTGTCAAGTGGTAAGACGATGTCTTAATCGAAAGATCAAATCTCAAGAGATTTTAAACCGTATTAACAAAATAAGCAGTAATCGAGCAGAAGTCGCTGCTGTTTTACTAACCGAATTGGCTATCGCTAAAGGAAGCAAGGACAATATTAGTGTAATTGTAGTAGATTTAAGAAAATTCAGTAGATGTACATGTTCATAG